In Sandaracinaceae bacterium, the genomic window CTGTTCCCACGTGGCCCGGAGCGCCTCGCGTTCCTCGTCGCTGGCGGCCGTCTCCATGCGCTCGCGCAGCTGCTCGGTGATGCCCAGCGGCCCCTCCTCGGGGTCGAGATCGAAGTGCTCGAACGGGTTCGTGGGCGTCATCCGCGCACCACCCCGCTCGTGCGGTCGAGCCGCTTCCGCAGGCTCGCCACGCGCGGCAGCCCGGCCCACAGCTGGTCCGCGCGGTCCAGGTCGCGGCGCGCGTCGGCCAGGGCGGCATCGCGCCCCAGCACGCCCGTGCTGTCCAGCGTGACGTTGGCGCGCTCCGCCAGGAGGTCGGCCAGGATCACGCGCGCGTTGCGGTGCGTGTCGCACAGCCGCAGCGCGCGCTCGGCGTCCAGGATGCGCGTGGCCAGCACGCTCCCCATCTCCGCGCGGAACACCAGCATCTGCGCCACCAGAGACGAGTAGGGCAGGGCGCTCGGGTCGGTCGAAACGCGCTCCGCAGCGTCGTTCACCATGGGGCGGAGCACCTCGCACAGCGCGCCCAGCGCGGGCCACTGCTTGGCTTTGTAGATGCTCCAGCCGGTGGTCTGCGCGCGCTCGAGCGTGAAGAGCGCCACGTACCAGTCGCGCTCCGACCATGCGTAGAGCGCCGCGGCGTCCCCCAGGATTTCGCGCTCCACACGCAGCCCGTCCGGGTCGGCCTCGGCCTGGGCAAATCGGTCGGTCAGCATGGCCAGGGCGCCATCGATGGCCTGCCGGATGCCCCTCACGCACTCCGCGCGGAGGCGCTTCACCACCGCCTCGGAGGACTCCGCGGGGTAGGTGTGAGCCTCGAAGCGCCGCAGCAGCCCGAGGGCCGCGCGCGCGTCGACGGTGTGTTGCTCGGCGCCTGCTGCGGCGCGCTGGGCGAGCCCGCGCACGCGCTCGAGGGCCGCCGCTTCGACGGCCGCCTGGATCTCCGCCTGCGGCAACGTGACGCCGGCCACGCGCTCGGCGAGCTGCGTCAGGTACCGTTGCTCGGACAACAGCAGCGCCCAGGCCTCGAGCGCGCGCAGCTCGAGCGTGGCCGCGCGCTCCTCGCTCCCGCTCGAGCCGAGCTCACGCGCGCCATCGGCGGCGCTGGCGAAGAAGAGCGCGAGGTGGTGCAGCAGACGGGGCGGCGCCGAGCCGTCGAGGGGCGCGTCCAGCAGCGCGTCGAGCGCGGTCAGGTCGCCCGCATGGGCCCGCTCCAAGGCTTCGCGTCCAGGCTCGGTCCCGCGCATGGCCAACAACAGCCCGGCCGCGCGCGGCGCGATGACGGGCGCTGGGGCCGTTGTGCGCTGCGCCACCGCGCCCTCCACCCGCCTCCGGAAGACGCGCTCGAGCAAGCTCTCGTCTTCGAGCCGCTCGAGGAGCGCGCGTTCTGCGGTGCCCAGCACGCGCGTATCATTCCCACCCGTTGGCCCGGGGTCAACGGCGGTGGAAAGGAAGGTTGGATGCGACCGTCCGTGCCGTCGTGGGGCGTGGGATATGTCGGTTGCTCAGCTCGAAGGCGCATGTAGACTGGTGTGCACCAAGAACTTCCTCCTTGGAGGGGAGCTGTGACCGATGTCTCGTGCAATTCGAATGCTGGTGGTCGCGGGGGTGCTGTGTGGGGGTTGCGGCGGTGAGGCGTCGCTAGCAGCCCGTTGAAATACCCCGGGGGGGGCCGCCCCGGGGGGGGCCCGCCCGGGGGGGGGGGGGGGGGGCGGGGGGGGGGGGGGCGGCGGCCCCGCCCCCGCCGGGGGGGCGGGGGGGGGGGGGGGGGGGGGGGGGGGCGGGGCGGGGGGGCGCCGGGGGGGGGGGGGGGGGGGGGCGCCGCGGGGGGGGGGCACGGGGGCGGGCCGGGGGGGGGGCGGGGGGGAGGGGGGGGGGCGGGGGGGGGGGACGGCCGCGGCGGGGGGCGGGGGGCGGGGGGGGCGCCGGGCGGGGGGGCGGCGGGGGGGCGGGGGGGGGGGGGGGGGGGGGGGGGGGGGGGGGGGGGCGCCGGGGGGGGGGGGGCCGGGGGGCGGGGGCGGGGGGGGGGCCCGGCGGGGGGCCGGGGGGGCGCGGGGGGGGGGGGGGGGGGGGGGGGGGCGGGGGGGGGGGGGGGGGGGGGGGGGGCGGGGGCGCGGGGGGGGGGGGGGGGGGGGGGGGGGGGGGGGGGGGGGGGGGGGGGGGGGGGGGGGGGGGGGGGGGGGGGGGGGGGGGGGGGGGGGGGGGGGGGGGGGGGGGGGGGGGGGGGGGGGGGGGGGCCGGGGGGGGGGGGGGGGGGGGGGGGGGGCGGGGGGGGGGGGGGGGGGGGCGGGCGGGGGGGGGGGGGGGGGGGGGGGGGGGGGGGGGGGGGGGGGGGGGGGAAGGGGGGGGGGGGGGGGGGGGGGGGGGGGGGGGGGGGGGGGGGGGGGGGGGGGGGGGGGGGGGGGGGGGGGGGGGGGGCAAGGGGGGGGGGGGGGGGGGGGGGGGGGGGGCGTGGGTTGGGGGGGGGGGGGGGGGGGGGGCGCGGGGGGGGGGGGGGGGGGGGCGGGGGGGGGGGCGGGGGCCCCCCGGGGGGGGGGGGGCCGGGGGGGGGGGGGGGGGGGGGGGGCCCGCGGGGGGGGCGGGGGGGGGCGGGGGGGGGGGGGGGGGGGGGGGGGGCCCCGGGGGGGGGGGGGGGGGGGGGGGGGGGGGGGGGGGGGGGGGGGGGGGGGCCCCGGGGGGGGGGGGTCCCGGGGGGGGGGGGGGGGGGGGGGGGGGGGGGGGGGGGGGGGGGGGGGGGGGGGGGGGGGGGGGGGGGGGGGGGGGGGGGGGGGGGGGGGGGGGGGGGGGGGGGGGGGGGGGGGGGCGGGGGGGGGGGCCCCGGGGGGGCGCGGGGGGCCGGGCCCGGGGGGGGGGGGGGGGGCGGAGGGGGGGGGGCGGGGGGGGGGGGGGGGGGGCCGGGGGGGGGGGGCCCGGGGGGGGGGGGGGGCGGGGGGGGGGGGGGGGGGGGGGGGGGGGGGGGGGGGGGGGGGGGGGGGGGGGGGGGGGGGGGGGGGGGGGGGGGGGGGGGGGGGGGGGGGGGGGGGGGGGGGGGGGGGGGGGGGGGGGGGGGGGGGGGGGGGGGGGGGGGGGGGGGGGGGGGGGGGGGGGGGGGGGGGGGGGGGGGGGGGGTGGGGGGGGGGGGGGGGGGGGGGGGGGGGGGGGGGGGCGGGGCCCGGGGGCCCCCGCCCGGCCCCGCCCCCCCCTTTTTCAGGGGGTGGCGATGCCGGCCTGGTCGACGCAGGCCCGTGTCTTTCCAGCGCTCAATGCGATGACCGTGTCTTCTGCAATGGCGTCGAGACCTGCGATGAAGGCGTGTGTCGCGCGGGGAGCGCTCCGTGCTCCGCGGCAGCATGCGATGAGGCTGCGGCCCGTTGTCGCACCCTCGGGGTCGACTTCGACGGCGATGGATATCCCGAAGGCGCGGACTGCGATGACGAGAACGCGAGCCGCTTTCCGTATAATCCGGAGCGCTGCGACGCCATCGACAACGACTGCGACCCGGAAACGCTCGGCCCCGACGCGGATGGGGATGGCGTGGTGGCCACGGCGTGCTGCAACCAGCAGCCGAACGGCGCCGCACCCGTGTGCGGCACGGACTGCAATGACGCGGCTCCAGCGGTCAAGCCCAGCGCCATGGAGATCTGCAATGGCGTCGACGAGGACTGCGACGGGGTGATCGATGACGGCGTTCAGACCACCTACGGTCGACGCCGACGGCGACGGATACGGCTCGAACGCGCCCGAAGCGATGACGACCCTCGGGTGTGTCCCGGCTCTCGGGTATGCGCCGACCGCAGACGACTGCAACGACACACCGGGGGTGGGTCGCGGCATCAACCCTTCCGGCGTCGAGGTCTGTGATCCGACGATGCGCGACGAGAACTGCGATGGCGCCGTCAACGAAGGCTGCGGTTGTCCGTCGGTCGGCTCTTCTCAGCCATGTTGTGGCACGCGTGGCACGCAGACTTGTCAGATGACCGCAGAGGGGTCGATCTGGAGCGAGTGCTCGGTGCTCATGGCGGAGGAGATCTGCAATGGCATCGACGACGACTGCGACACCATCCGGGACGAGGAGCCCCCCACCGGCAGCTTGTGCGAAGTCACCGGCCAGGTCTGCACCGGCGCTACTTGTCAGTGCCCCGTGGGCCAGCAAGCGTGCGGCGGCACGTGCCAACCGTACGCGGAGGCGTGCACCGTCGGCATCGGGGCGTGCATGCGGATCGGCGCCAACACCATCTGCGACGGCGGAACGTTCGTGTGCAACGTGAGTCCCGGCACCCCCGTCACGGAGGTGCCCTGCAATGGAAGCGACGACAACTGCAGCGGAGAGCCGAGCGACGACGCGGCCAATGCGCCAATCTACTACCGCGACTGTGACGGCGATACCTTCGGAGCTGGCCCCGCGATCAGGGCGTGCGTCCGCGGGAGCAGCTGCAATGGCAACCTGGACTCCACCACCAGCACGGACTGCCAGGATGGCTTGCCACTGCCTGCGGTGGGCGGCGTTCCTCACCCCGAGTCCATCTATCCGACTCGTACGGACCTCTGCGACGGCGTCGACAACAACTGCGATGGAACCCTGGACAGCGTGTGCACGTACAACGTCAGCACCCGCTCCTGTGGCAGAACCTGTCCGACGACGCAGTGGACATCTGGCCCGCTCAGCTGGACGGGTCAGCAGCGCTGCACCGCGGGGATGAACACCAACGCGTGCGGCTTCGCCTCCGCGTGCACCACCACGGCACCTTTGCCCGAGCTCATCGAGAACTGGACCCTCGACACCATCGGCGTTCGCGCCAACCCTTCTGTTGCCTGCTCGCCGACGCTCATCAATTTCAGCGTGCCGTCTCCCGGAGTCTTGGTCATGGGGAGCGACTATCGGTGGGACGGGACCGGGCTGGGCGGCGCGTGCAACCTCTTCGGGCTGTCTCGCGTGTACTACGGCGTCTACCGGTTCTTGCC contains:
- a CDS encoding putative metal-binding motif-containing protein yields the protein MTAEGSIWSECSVLMAEEICNGIDDDCDTIRDEEPPTGSLCEVTGQVCTGATCQCPVGQQACGGTCQPYAEACTVGIGACMRIGANTICDGGTFVCNVSPGTPVTEVPCNGSDDNCSGEPSDDAANAPIYYRDCDGDTFGAGPAIRACVRGSSCNGNLDSTTSTDCQDGLPLPAVGGVPHPESIYPTRTDLCDGVDNNCDGTLDSVCTYNVSTRSCGRTCPTTQWTSGPLSWTGQQRCTAGMNTNACGFASACTTTAPLPELIENWTLDTIGVRANPSVACSPTLINFSVPSPGVLVMGSDYRWDGTGLGGACNLFGLSRVYYGVYRFLPPGRYRMAVSYSKEAGGRFQASLRNANLSCCTDIPDTEVEDRSDAAVPGAIRVREFDIVNPDGCSQVELQINYQSLTAPSSGVGNSVAFYGVSITRIGDLQL
- a CDS encoding putative metal-binding motif-containing protein; this encodes MCRAGSAPCSAAACDEAAARCRTLGVDFDGDGYPEGADCDDENASRFPYNPERCDAIDNDCDPETLGPDADGDGVVATACCNQQPNGAAPVCGTDCNDAAPAVKPSAMEICNGVDEDCDGVIDDGVQTTYGRRRRRRIRLERARSDDDPRVCPGSRVCADRRRLQRHTGGGSRHQPFRRRGL